CGCACCGTGGCAAAGGCGCTCATCAATACCACGCACAGATCGCCGTAGCCGGCCTTGATGCGCCGCAGCACTTCCAGACCATCGATACCAGGCATCTTGGCGTCGACCAGCACCAGATCAGGCAGCGCCCCTTCCATCTCTTCCAGCGCCTTGAGCAGGGCGGCGCCAGCGCCGAAACATTCAACGTTGTGGCCGCGCGCTTCAAGCAACCTGCGCAGAAACTGCTGGATTTCAACTTCGTCATCGCAGATGAGAATTTTTCCCTTGGTCATGGGCAGTTGGTCCTTGAGCAGAAGAAAGGCAGATCAAACACGAAATTCGCAGGCTAGCAAAGGTGGCGGCGCAGTCGCAACGGTTTTCCAAAACGACACAGGTATACGCCGGGAATTGCGGCGAAGAGTTGCATTTTGACACATTTCGGCTCTATAGTCTGGTCTTGACGGTCGAAACCCGGCTCACCGCAGAGAGCGCGAAGTACACCGAGAAATCTTTTTGAGAAGGATTCAATCATCCCTCTCTTGAACTTCTCCGCGCACTCTGCGTTCTCAGCGGTGCAAGCCTATTCCCCTTGTCGCTTCTCAAGGCCACACCATGCACGAACTGGGCATCACCCGCAACATCGTCGAGATCGCCGAACGTCACGCCCGCGAGCAGGGCGCGACGCGGGTCAACTCCCTGACCGTGCAGATCGGGGCTCTTTCCGGTGTGATTGCCGAGGCGGTGGAGTTCGCCTTCGAGGCCTGCTCCCAGGAGACCCTGCTGCAAGGCGCGCGCCTCATCATCGATGCCGTACCTGGGCGCGGCCGGTGCCGCGCCTGCGGTGCAGAGAGCGAAATCGACCGCTTCACCTACGCCTGTCCTCATTGTGACGCCCTGGCTCTGGAAACGGTGCAGGGCCAAGAACTGCGCATCCTCGAACTGGAGGTCGACTGACCATGTGCATCGACTGCGGCTGCGGCCCGACGGACCATCACCATCATCACGATCATGCCCATGATCACCACCACCCTCACCCTGAAGCGCCACCCGCCGCGCGCACTATCCGCATCGAAGAGGACATTCTCGCCAAGAACAACCGCCTGGCCGGCAACAACCGCGCGCTGTTCGACGCAAAGGGCCTGTTCGTGCTCAATCTGGTGAGCTCGCCGGGGTCGGGCAAGACTTCGATTCTTGAGCGCACCCTGCGCGATCTCCAGGGGAAGATGTCTTTTGCGGTACTCGAAGGCGATCAGCAAACCGACCAGGACGCCGCGCGCATCGCTGCCACCGGCGTCCCGGTCCACCAGATCAACACCGGTGCCGGCTGTCATCTCGACGCGCACATGGTCGGCCACGGCATCGCGCATTTCGACCTCGACGCCAGCGACATCCTGATGATCGAAAACGTCGGCAATCTGGTGTGCCCGGCGGCCTTCGACCTCGGTGAAGACCACAAGGTCGCGGTGCTCTCCGTCACCGAAGGCGAGGACAAGCCCATCAAATACCCCAACATGTTCCACGCCGCCGACCTGCTGCTCATCAACAAAATCGACCTGCTGCCCTACCTCGACTTCGACCTGGAAAAATGCAAGGCCTTCGCCCGCCAGGTTAAACCCGACATCAAAATTCTGGAGGTGTCGTGTAAAAGTGGGCAGGGGATGGATGGATGGT
This genomic stretch from Geoalkalibacter ferrihydriticus DSM 17813 harbors:
- the hypA gene encoding hydrogenase maturation nickel metallochaperone HypA; protein product: MHELGITRNIVEIAERHAREQGATRVNSLTVQIGALSGVIAEAVEFAFEACSQETLLQGARLIIDAVPGRGRCRACGAESEIDRFTYACPHCDALALETVQGQELRILELEVD
- the hypB gene encoding hydrogenase nickel incorporation protein HypB translates to MCIDCGCGPTDHHHHHDHAHDHHHPHPEAPPAARTIRIEEDILAKNNRLAGNNRALFDAKGLFVLNLVSSPGSGKTSILERTLRDLQGKMSFAVLEGDQQTDQDAARIAATGVPVHQINTGAGCHLDAHMVGHGIAHFDLDASDILMIENVGNLVCPAAFDLGEDHKVAVLSVTEGEDKPIKYPNMFHAADLLLINKIDLLPYLDFDLEKCKAFARQVKPDIKILEVSCKSGQGMDGWYAWLAEGMNRKKS